From the Roseibium salinum genome, one window contains:
- a CDS encoding chorismate mutase, whose translation MSVSEAETRLGQSEALEELKALRASIDNIDAALVHMLAERFKCTQKVGVLKATNNLPPADPAREKIQIERLRQLAGDANLDPDFAEKFLNFIVHEVIRHHEAIAAEAGN comes from the coding sequence ATGAGCGTCAGCGAAGCCGAAACCCGGCTGGGCCAGAGCGAGGCCCTCGAGGAGCTGAAGGCGCTCCGGGCTTCCATCGACAATATCGACGCGGCGCTCGTTCACATGCTCGCCGAACGGTTCAAATGCACCCAGAAGGTGGGTGTTCTGAAAGCGACCAACAATCTGCCGCCGGCCGATCCGGCGCGGGAAAAGATTCAGATCGAGCGGCTGCGGCAGCTTGCTGGCGACGCCAATCTCGATCCTGACTTTGCCGAGAAGTTCCTGAACTTCATCGTTCACGAAGTGATCCGGCACCATGAAGCCATTGCCGCTGAAGCCGGCAACTGA
- the rpsP gene encoding 30S ribosomal protein S16, producing the protein MATKIRLARGGSKKRPFYRIVVADIRSPRDGRFIEKVGSYDPMLPKESEERVKLDVERIQYWLDNGAKPTDRVLRFLDAAGLVKREPRNNPKKAAPGAKAKERLEAKRLADEEAAAAPAEEAASEEAAAE; encoded by the coding sequence ATGGCTACGAAAATTCGCCTGGCACGCGGCGGTTCCAAGAAACGCCCGTTCTACCGCATCGTTGTTGCTGACATCCGCTCTCCGCGCGATGGCCGCTTCATCGAAAAGGTCGGTTCCTACGACCCGATGCTGCCGAAGGAATCCGAAGAGCGAGTAAAGCTGGATGTGGAACGCATCCAGTATTGGCTCGACAACGGTGCAAAGCCGACCGACCGCGTTCTGCGCTTTCTGGACGCTGCCGGCCTCGTGAAGCGTGAGCCGCGCAACAACCCGAAAAAAGCCGCGCCGGGCGCAAAGGCGAAGGAACGCCTGGAAGCCAAGCGTCTGGCCGATGAAGAAGCCGCCGCCGCTCCGGCCGAGGAAGCCGCTTCCGAAGAAGCTGCCGCCGAATAA
- the rimM gene encoding ribosome maturation factor RimM (Essential for efficient processing of 16S rRNA) has translation MTSSEDQKVLMAKIGAAHGIRGEVRVKPFGDDPLSFTDYGVLTTKDGRSFEVEKARVQKTVVVTKFKGITDRNQAEELNGLDLYVSRDQLPEPEEDEFYYSDLNGLTVLDRSGETRGKIVAVQNFGAGDLLEIRPARGKSFYIPFTKDFVPEIDLDEKLVKIDLPEDYLSEGEPSEEAPDR, from the coding sequence ATGACTTCGTCAGAGGATCAAAAGGTCCTGATGGCCAAAATCGGCGCGGCGCACGGCATTCGCGGGGAGGTGCGGGTCAAGCCGTTCGGCGATGACCCGCTGTCCTTCACCGACTACGGCGTTTTGACCACGAAGGACGGCAGATCCTTCGAAGTCGAAAAGGCGCGGGTGCAGAAGACGGTCGTGGTCACCAAGTTCAAGGGGATCACGGACCGCAATCAGGCGGAGGAACTGAACGGGCTGGATCTTTATGTCAGCCGCGACCAGTTGCCCGAACCTGAAGAAGACGAATTCTACTATTCCGATCTGAACGGCCTGACCGTTCTTGACCGGAGCGGCGAGACGCGCGGCAAGATCGTCGCCGTCCAGAATTTCGGCGCAGGCGATCTCCTGGAGATCCGCCCCGCGCGCGGCAAGAGCTTCTATATTCCCTTCACGAAGGACTTCGTTCCGGAAATCGACCTGGACGAGAAGCTGGTGAAGATCGACCTGCCGGAGGACTATTTGTCCGAGGGCGAGCCTTCGGAAGAAGCGCCGGACAGGTAA
- a CDS encoding antibiotic resistance protein VanZ, which translates to MLKFPVIRFKLPAFMQGRIARHYIDFSLSRVLPLTALMSFGILMGLVFNTGVGHPYDKVIHIGFYALLTLSIHALFCCRLRISAVVAFTLGLGGEVMQGFLPHHEMSLSDTVANGIGVALVVALIALVRSESRQALLDDTQDLDLGKMGLQAVPTRYLSGASSEGSPSDK; encoded by the coding sequence GTGCTCAAGTTCCCTGTCATTCGTTTCAAGCTTCCCGCCTTTATGCAAGGACGCATCGCTCGGCATTATATCGATTTTTCCCTGAGCCGGGTGCTGCCGCTGACGGCTCTGATGAGCTTCGGCATCCTGATGGGCCTGGTGTTCAATACCGGCGTCGGGCACCCTTATGACAAGGTCATTCATATCGGCTTTTACGCCCTGCTGACCCTTTCCATCCACGCCCTGTTCTGCTGCCGCTTGCGCATTTCCGCCGTTGTCGCCTTCACATTGGGCCTGGGGGGCGAAGTGATGCAGGGCTTCCTGCCACATCACGAAATGTCGCTGTCCGATACGGTGGCAAACGGCATCGGCGTCGCGCTGGTGGTGGCGCTTATCGCATTGGTCCGCTCGGAATCGCGACAGGCCCTGCTCGACGACACGCAAGACCTCGATCTCGGGAAAATGGGACTGCAGGCGGTGCCGACCCGTTACCTGTCCGGCGCTTCTTCCGAAGGCTCGCCCTCGGACAAATAG
- the trmD gene encoding tRNA (guanosine(37)-N1)-methyltransferase TrmD has protein sequence MAFKATILSLYPDMFPGPLGHSLSGRALEKGLWELETRQIRDFATDKHRSVDDTPAGGGAGMVLRADVLARAIDAAAPADDPRPKLLMSPRGHPFNQARARELAEGQGAVIVCGRFEGVDQRVIDSRGLEEICIGDYILSGGEIGAMTMLDAVVRLIPGVMGNKESGDTESFETGLLEHPHYTRPADFEGMPIPEVLTSGNHRKIHEWRMAEAERLTRQRRPDLWEAYMADEDDVD, from the coding sequence ATGGCCTTCAAAGCAACGATCCTGTCGCTCTATCCGGACATGTTTCCCGGGCCTCTGGGCCACAGCCTTTCCGGCCGGGCGCTGGAAAAGGGCCTGTGGGAGCTGGAAACCCGCCAGATCCGTGACTTTGCCACCGACAAGCACCGGTCCGTCGACGATACGCCGGCCGGCGGCGGCGCCGGCATGGTGCTGCGGGCCGATGTCCTTGCCAGGGCGATCGATGCGGCCGCGCCGGCAGATGATCCGCGCCCGAAGCTTCTGATGAGCCCGCGCGGCCATCCGTTCAACCAGGCAAGGGCGCGCGAGCTTGCCGAAGGGCAGGGCGCCGTCATTGTCTGCGGCCGTTTCGAGGGGGTGGACCAGCGGGTGATCGATTCCCGTGGGCTGGAGGAAATCTGCATCGGCGACTACATCCTTTCTGGCGGTGAAATCGGCGCGATGACCATGCTGGACGCCGTGGTCCGCCTCATTCCCGGCGTGATGGGCAACAAGGAAAGCGGCGATACGGAAAGTTTCGAGACGGGGCTGCTGGAACATCCCCACTATACGCGCCCGGCCGATTTCGAAGGCATGCCGATCCCCGAGGTTCTGACCTCCGGCAACCACCGGAAAATCCATGAGTGGCGCATGGCCGAGGCCGAACGCCTGACCCGCCAGCGCCGGCCCGATCTCTGGGAGGCCTATATGGCGGACGAGGACGACGTGGATTAG
- the rplS gene encoding 50S ribosomal protein L19 has translation MNIIEQLNAEEMARIEDQRKLPEFSPGDTVRVNVRVTEGTRTRTQAYEGVCIARSGGGINESFTVRKISYGEGVERVFPIFSPMLEGVEVVRRGKVRRAKLYYLRDRRGKSARIVENTNVRAKRLNEETRAEATAAKVAKAEAKQAEKDAAENAAE, from the coding sequence ATGAATATCATCGAGCAGCTCAATGCTGAGGAAATGGCGAGAATCGAGGATCAGCGCAAGCTTCCCGAATTTTCTCCGGGTGACACCGTCCGCGTCAACGTGAGGGTCACCGAAGGTACCCGGACCCGTACCCAGGCTTACGAAGGCGTCTGCATCGCCCGTTCCGGCGGCGGCATCAACGAAAGCTTCACGGTCCGCAAGATTTCTTACGGCGAAGGCGTCGAGCGTGTCTTCCCGATCTTCTCGCCGATGCTGGAAGGCGTAGAGGTTGTCCGCCGCGGTAAAGTCCGCCGTGCGAAGCTCTACTACCTGCGCGACCGCCGCGGCAAGTCCGCCCGTATCGTCGAAAACACCAATGTTCGCGCCAAGCGTCTCAACGAAGAGACCCGCGCCGAAGCCACCGCTGCCAAGGTTGCAAAGGCCGAAGCGAAGCAGGCCGAGAAGGACGCTGCAGAGAACGCAGCCGAATAA
- the leuC gene encoding 3-isopropylmalate dehydratase large subunit, whose product MAKARTLYDKIWDDHVVDMQPDGTGLLYIDRHLVHEVTSPQAFEGLRMTGRQVRQPQKTLAVVDHNVPTTDRSHGIDDPESALQVNTLAKNAAEFDIEYYSELDLRQGVVHIVGPEQGFTLPGMTIVCGDSHTSTHGAFGSLAHGIGTSEVEHVLATQTLIQQKAKNMLVKVNGQVPAGVTAKDIVLAIIGKIGTAGGTGYVIEYAGEAIRALSMEGRMTVCNMSIEAGARAGLIAPDETTFAYIKGRPKAPKGEAWDMAMAYWQTLHSDPEAHFDKVIELDGANLPPIVSWGSSPEDVVAVEGVVPDPDEIEDENRRQSKKRALEYMGLKPGTKITDIRIDRAFIGSCTNGRIEDLRAAAAVIGNGRVAPGVSAMVVPGSGLVKEQAEEEGLDVIFKEAGFEWREPGCSMCLAMNADKLKPGERCASTSNRNFEGRQGHKGRTHLVSPAMAAAAAIAGHFVDIREWTVK is encoded by the coding sequence ATGGCCAAGGCACGGACGCTTTACGACAAAATCTGGGACGACCACGTGGTCGACATGCAGCCGGACGGCACCGGCCTGCTTTATATCGACCGTCATCTGGTGCACGAGGTCACCAGTCCGCAGGCCTTCGAGGGCCTGCGCATGACGGGACGCCAGGTGCGCCAGCCGCAGAAGACGCTGGCCGTGGTCGATCATAACGTTCCGACCACCGACCGCAGCCACGGCATCGACGATCCGGAATCCGCGCTGCAGGTCAACACGCTGGCCAAGAACGCGGCCGAATTCGATATCGAATATTATTCCGAGCTCGATCTGCGTCAGGGCGTTGTCCATATCGTCGGTCCCGAACAGGGCTTTACCCTGCCCGGCATGACCATCGTCTGCGGTGACAGCCACACGTCCACCCATGGTGCGTTCGGTTCGCTGGCGCACGGCATCGGTACCTCCGAGGTCGAGCACGTGCTCGCCACGCAGACCCTGATCCAGCAGAAAGCCAAGAACATGCTGGTGAAGGTCAACGGCCAGGTTCCGGCCGGCGTCACCGCCAAGGACATCGTACTGGCGATCATCGGCAAGATCGGCACTGCCGGCGGGACCGGCTATGTGATCGAATATGCCGGCGAGGCAATCCGCGCGCTCTCCATGGAGGGCCGGATGACGGTGTGCAACATGTCCATCGAGGCGGGCGCCCGCGCCGGCCTGATCGCGCCGGACGAAACCACATTCGCCTATATCAAGGGCCGCCCGAAGGCACCGAAGGGCGAAGCCTGGGACATGGCGATGGCCTACTGGCAGACCCTGCATTCCGATCCGGAGGCCCATTTCGATAAGGTGATCGAGCTTGACGGGGCAAACCTTCCGCCGATCGTGTCCTGGGGCTCGTCCCCGGAAGACGTCGTCGCGGTTGAGGGCGTCGTGCCGGACCCGGACGAAATCGAGGATGAAAACCGCCGCCAGTCCAAGAAGCGTGCGCTGGAATACATGGGTCTCAAGCCGGGCACCAAAATCACCGATATCAGGATCGACCGGGCCTTTATCGGGTCGTGCACCAACGGGCGCATCGAAGACCTGCGTGCCGCGGCGGCCGTGATCGGCAACGGCAGGGTCGCCCCCGGCGTCAGCGCCATGGTGGTTCCGGGCTCCGGCCTGGTGAAAGAACAGGCGGAAGAAGAAGGCCTGGACGTCATCTTCAAGGAGGCCGGTTTCGAATGGCGCGAGCCGGGCTGCTCCATGTGCCTTGCCATGAATGCCGACAAGCTGAAGCCGGGCGAGCGCTGCGCTTCGACCTCCAACCGGAACTTCGAGGGCCGGCAGGGTCACAAGGGCCGTACGCACCTGGTTTCGCCGGCCATGGCCGCGGCAGCGGCAATAGCCGGTCATTTCGTCGACATCCGCGAGTGGACGGTGAAATGA
- a CDS encoding HNH endonuclease: MTIAVSPGGHPALVLNADYRPLSYYPLSLWSWQDTVKAVFLDRVNIVAEYDAAVRSPSFEFRLPSVVSLKTFVKPSRYPAFTRFNVFLRDKFQCQYCGSKDELTFDHLVPRSKGGLTTWENVITACSPCNLRKSNKSCAQLNMWPMHMPFQPTIQDLHNNGRGFPPNYLHDSWLDFLYWDTELEP; this comes from the coding sequence GTGACGATAGCGGTATCGCCGGGGGGCCATCCGGCGTTGGTGCTCAATGCGGATTACCGGCCTTTGAGTTACTATCCCTTGTCTTTGTGGTCCTGGCAGGACACCGTCAAGGCGGTCTTTCTGGATCGGGTGAACATTGTCGCCGAATATGACGCGGCGGTTCGAAGTCCGAGCTTCGAATTCCGATTGCCCAGTGTTGTCTCCCTCAAGACCTTCGTCAAACCCAGCCGTTATCCCGCCTTCACACGCTTTAACGTTTTTCTTCGCGACAAATTCCAGTGCCAGTATTGCGGCTCCAAGGACGAGCTGACCTTCGATCACCTGGTTCCACGCTCCAAGGGCGGCCTGACCACCTGGGAAAACGTGATCACCGCCTGCTCCCCTTGCAACTTGCGTAAATCCAACAAGTCCTGCGCGCAGCTGAACATGTGGCCGATGCACATGCCCTTCCAGCCGACCATTCAGGATCTCCACAACAACGGCCGCGGGTTCCCGCCGAACTACCTGCACGACAGCTGGCTCGATTTCCTCTATTGGGACACCGAACTGGAGCCATGA
- a CDS encoding pilus assembly protein TadG-related protein encodes MSKFRTPVFQSLASKFRTDRTASVLPLFGILVILLIVAAGAAVDVTRTVSAREKLAYALDAAALTVAADLSTSFMSDAQIKQALSDSFKANLTGEEFLDDAIANLSFDVDSDNGTVTVTSSAALDNYFIDLGGYMKDSLGPETFTFGTSSQVSFSRFNVEMAMVLDVTGSMQYDMDTLRSAAKSVVNILIPEGASEADSKVRISLVPYSQGVNLGSYADDVTDGEATSANCVNEREGAEKFTDAVYNYLGEESDFFHGRPEYHIRIDGGREYVYSGTDKCPDSEIVPLTSNRETLVDEISDLTDGGGTGGQTGIAWGWYTLSPNWAPLWPVESDPEPYANDDALKFALVMTDGDFNAEYSRSKVCDRKGKCSTSEHWVERYHNNSDYDDPPAVRARALCDAMKESGIKVYAVYFDTGGSAFGADLMSNCSSGSGYYYEADSPEELITAFGNIAKKIQSIYLSK; translated from the coding sequence ATGAGCAAGTTCCGTACTCCCGTCTTCCAATCCCTCGCCAGCAAGTTCAGGACCGACCGCACTGCATCGGTCCTTCCGCTGTTCGGGATCCTGGTCATCCTGCTCATCGTGGCTGCCGGTGCGGCAGTGGACGTAACGCGCACCGTCAGCGCGCGCGAAAAACTCGCCTATGCGCTGGATGCCGCGGCACTTACCGTCGCGGCTGATCTCTCCACTTCCTTCATGTCGGACGCGCAGATCAAGCAGGCGCTTTCGGATTCCTTCAAGGCCAATCTTACCGGCGAAGAATTCCTGGATGACGCAATCGCCAATCTCAGCTTCGACGTCGACAGCGACAACGGTACCGTCACAGTCACTTCCTCTGCCGCGCTCGACAATTATTTCATCGACCTGGGCGGATACATGAAGGACAGCCTTGGTCCGGAGACGTTCACATTCGGAACCAGCTCACAGGTGTCCTTCTCGAGATTCAACGTCGAGATGGCCATGGTTCTCGATGTCACCGGCTCGATGCAATATGACATGGATACATTGAGATCCGCGGCCAAGTCCGTCGTGAATATCCTTATTCCGGAAGGAGCCTCCGAAGCGGACAGCAAGGTCAGGATTTCGCTGGTTCCCTATTCCCAGGGCGTGAACCTGGGAAGTTACGCCGACGACGTGACGGACGGCGAAGCAACATCGGCAAATTGCGTGAACGAACGCGAGGGAGCAGAGAAATTCACCGATGCGGTCTATAATTATCTTGGCGAGGAATCCGATTTCTTCCACGGACGGCCGGAGTACCACATCCGTATCGATGGCGGCCGCGAGTATGTCTACAGCGGCACCGACAAGTGCCCGGACAGCGAAATCGTCCCGCTGACGTCAAATAGAGAAACCCTGGTCGACGAGATTTCGGATCTCACCGATGGCGGCGGTACAGGCGGCCAGACAGGGATTGCCTGGGGCTGGTACACGCTGTCGCCGAACTGGGCTCCCTTGTGGCCGGTGGAAAGCGATCCCGAACCATACGCGAACGATGATGCTCTCAAGTTCGCGCTGGTTATGACCGACGGCGATTTCAACGCCGAATACAGCCGATCAAAAGTATGCGATCGGAAGGGCAAGTGCTCGACAAGCGAACATTGGGTCGAACGGTATCACAACAACTCCGACTACGACGATCCCCCGGCAGTACGTGCCCGGGCACTGTGTGACGCCATGAAGGAGAGCGGCATCAAGGTCTATGCCGTATATTTCGATACCGGCGGATCCGCATTCGGCGCCGACCTGATGAGCAACTGTTCCAGCGGCAGCGGCTACTACTACGAAGCCGATTCACCTGAGGAACTGATCACTGCTTTTGGCAACATCGCCAAGAAGATCCAGTCGATCTATCTTTCCAAATAG
- a CDS encoding Tad domain-containing protein, translated as MNKSQFNRLRSLFRDLVQDKSASILPLFGLTVVLLVVMGGLAVDISRAVSAREKLSYALDAAALSLAAELSSSLMTDKEIKEALSDSMKANLGNAEFLDEALKNLTHTVDPENGQVSVSSSASLENYFLDIGGFGKEAMGPEAFTFGTSAQATFSRYDVELAMVLDVTGSMASHVESLKKAAWSALNILIPKDTSEAESKVRISMIPYSEGVNLGEFANKVAQGAQGTQNCVTERLGAAQFTDDPYDYDSENENSYFGGGSKGCAPSPQLEPLTAKRNKIDAAIGKLTTSGGTAGQTGIAWGWYTLSPKWADLWPKASVPASYDDEKILKFAIIMTDGDFNRYYYKESLTKKQCQDRWYITETCKNGTNEYWRPDSSWGYWGESSQRAMELCSGMKAEGIKVYSIFFGPYKYNPVKVMENCASENGYYYANSEEELIQAFGNIAKKIQAIHLSK; from the coding sequence ATGAACAAGAGTCAGTTTAACCGGTTGCGATCTCTTTTCCGAGATCTCGTTCAGGACAAAAGCGCATCGATCCTACCGCTGTTCGGGCTGACGGTGGTGCTGCTCGTCGTGATGGGCGGTCTGGCGGTCGACATTTCGCGCGCAGTGAGCGCGCGGGAAAAGCTCTCCTACGCGCTCGATGCCGCGGCTCTTTCACTGGCCGCGGAACTGTCGTCTTCTCTGATGACGGATAAAGAGATAAAAGAGGCTCTCTCGGATTCCATGAAGGCCAATCTGGGGAATGCCGAGTTCCTGGACGAGGCCCTGAAGAATCTCACGCACACCGTCGATCCCGAAAACGGCCAGGTCTCCGTGTCCTCGTCAGCGTCACTGGAGAACTACTTCCTCGATATTGGCGGCTTCGGGAAGGAAGCCATGGGTCCAGAGGCCTTTACCTTCGGCACAAGTGCTCAGGCCACTTTTTCACGCTACGATGTCGAACTTGCGATGGTTCTGGACGTCACGGGATCGATGGCGTCCCACGTGGAGTCGCTGAAAAAGGCAGCATGGTCGGCGCTCAACATTCTCATCCCGAAGGATACCAGCGAAGCGGAGAGTAAGGTGCGGATCTCGATGATCCCCTATAGCGAGGGGGTCAATCTGGGGGAATTTGCCAACAAGGTCGCGCAGGGCGCGCAAGGTACGCAGAACTGCGTTACCGAGAGATTGGGTGCTGCCCAGTTCACCGACGATCCTTATGACTACGACAGCGAGAACGAAAACTCCTATTTTGGTGGCGGTTCGAAGGGCTGCGCTCCCTCACCGCAGCTGGAACCCTTGACGGCCAAGCGGAACAAGATCGATGCCGCTATCGGCAAGCTGACGACGAGCGGAGGCACCGCGGGGCAGACCGGCATCGCCTGGGGATGGTACACCCTATCTCCGAAATGGGCCGATCTCTGGCCGAAGGCCAGCGTGCCGGCTTCCTACGACGATGAAAAGATCCTGAAGTTCGCCATCATCATGACCGACGGGGACTTCAACCGGTACTACTACAAGGAGAGCCTGACAAAAAAACAGTGTCAGGACAGGTGGTACATCACGGAGACCTGCAAGAACGGCACGAACGAGTATTGGCGCCCTGATAGCAGCTGGGGCTATTGGGGAGAGTCGTCCCAGCGTGCAATGGAACTCTGCAGCGGAATGAAAGCCGAGGGTATCAAGGTCTATTCGATCTTCTTCGGGCCTTACAAGTACAATCCCGTCAAGGTGATGGAAAACTGCGCCAGCGAAAACGGCTACTACTACGCCAATTCAGAAGAGGAACTTATTCAGGCTTTCGGCAACATCGCCAAGAAGATCCAGGCGATCCACCTGTCGAAATGA
- the acs gene encoding acetate--CoA ligase has protein sequence MSDTVFPVPAEVAARAHIVDAQYQEMYRRSVEDPDGFWGEHGKRIDWIKPYTRVKNTSFDYHNVSIKWFEDGTLNVSANCVDRHLEKRGDKPAIIWEGDDPNEHKVITYNDLHREVNKFANVLHGQGVKKGDRVTIYMPMIPEAAYAMLACARIGAIHSVVFGGFSPDSLAQRIEDCKSECVITADEGLRGGRKVPLKSNVDKAAEKAPVKSVVVVRRTGGDIAMREGRDVWYHEEADRVSDHCRPVEMNAEDPLFILYTSGSTGKPKGVMHTSGGYLVYASMTHEYVFDYHEGEIYWCTADVGWVTGHSYIVYGPLANGATTLMFEGVPTYPGPGRFWEVCDKHDVNIFYTAPTAIRALMGAGDEHVTQTSRKSLRLLGSVGEPINPEAWTWYYNVVGDGRCPIVDTWWQTETGGILITPLPGATDLKPGSATRPFFGVQPAIVDSEGKFLEGASEGNLVITDSWPGQMRTVYGDHERFIQTYFATYKGQYFTGDGCRRDEDGYYWITGRVDDVINVSGHRMGTAEVESALVAHPKVSEAAVVGYPHDIKGQGIYAYVTLMEGQEPTDELKKELVRHVRNEIGPIASPDLIQFAPGLPKTRSGKIMRRILRKIAEDSFDSLGDTSTLADPTVVDDLIDNRQNRARAR, from the coding sequence ATGTCTGACACTGTTTTTCCCGTTCCCGCGGAAGTGGCCGCCCGCGCGCATATCGTCGACGCCCAATATCAGGAAATGTACCGGCGCTCCGTGGAGGACCCGGACGGCTTCTGGGGTGAGCACGGCAAGCGGATCGACTGGATCAAGCCCTATACCAGGGTGAAGAACACCTCCTTCGATTATCACAACGTTTCCATCAAATGGTTCGAAGACGGCACCTTGAACGTCTCGGCCAACTGCGTCGACCGCCACCTGGAAAAGCGAGGCGACAAGCCGGCTATCATCTGGGAAGGCGACGACCCGAACGAGCACAAGGTTATTACCTATAACGATCTCCACCGGGAGGTGAACAAGTTCGCCAATGTCCTGCACGGTCAGGGCGTCAAGAAGGGCGATCGGGTCACGATCTACATGCCGATGATCCCGGAAGCGGCCTATGCGATGCTGGCCTGCGCCCGGATCGGCGCCATCCATTCCGTGGTCTTCGGCGGGTTTTCGCCTGACAGCCTTGCCCAGCGCATCGAGGACTGCAAGTCCGAGTGTGTGATCACCGCCGACGAGGGCCTGCGCGGCGGACGCAAGGTGCCGCTGAAGAGCAATGTCGACAAGGCCGCGGAAAAGGCTCCGGTCAAGAGCGTCGTCGTCGTCAGGCGCACCGGCGGCGACATCGCCATGCGCGAGGGCCGCGACGTCTGGTATCACGAAGAGGCGGACCGGGTGTCCGACCATTGCCGGCCGGTGGAAATGAATGCCGAAGACCCGCTGTTCATCCTCTACACGTCCGGCTCCACGGGCAAGCCGAAAGGGGTGATGCACACGAGCGGCGGGTATCTCGTCTACGCGTCCATGACGCATGAATATGTCTTCGACTATCATGAGGGCGAGATCTACTGGTGCACGGCGGATGTGGGCTGGGTCACCGGACACAGCTACATCGTCTACGGCCCGCTCGCCAACGGCGCGACGACCCTGATGTTCGAAGGCGTGCCGACCTATCCCGGACCCGGCCGGTTCTGGGAAGTGTGCGACAAGCACGATGTCAACATCTTCTACACTGCACCGACCGCGATCCGCGCGCTTATGGGCGCCGGCGACGAGCACGTCACGCAGACATCCCGCAAATCCCTGCGGCTTCTCGGCTCCGTCGGCGAGCCGATCAACCCGGAAGCCTGGACCTGGTACTACAATGTCGTCGGGGACGGGCGCTGCCCGATCGTCGACACCTGGTGGCAGACGGAAACCGGCGGTATCCTGATTACGCCGCTGCCGGGCGCGACCGACCTGAAACCGGGCTCGGCCACCCGGCCGTTCTTCGGCGTGCAGCCGGCCATCGTCGACTCGGAAGGCAAGTTCCTGGAAGGCGCCAGCGAAGGCAATCTGGTCATAACGGACAGCTGGCCGGGCCAGATGCGCACGGTCTATGGCGACCACGAGCGCTTCATCCAGACCTATTTCGCCACCTACAAGGGCCAGTATTTCACCGGTGACGGCTGCCGCCGCGATGAAGACGGCTACTACTGGATCACGGGCCGCGTGGACGACGTCATCAACGTGTCCGGTCACCGCATGGGCACGGCGGAAGTGGAAAGCGCGCTGGTCGCTCATCCGAAAGTTTCGGAAGCGGCCGTTGTCGGCTATCCGCACGACATCAAGGGGCAGGGCATCTATGCCTATGTAACACTGATGGAGGGCCAGGAGCCGACGGACGAGCTCAAGAAAGAGCTGGTGCGGCACGTTCGCAACGAAATCGGCCCGATCGCCTCTCCGGATCTCATCCAGTTCGCCCCCGGCCTGCCGAAAACCCGCTCCGGCAAGATCATGCGCCGCATCCTGCGCAAGATCGCCGAAGACAGCTTCGACAGCCTCGGCGACACCTCCACGCTGGCGGACCCGACCGTCGTGGACGATCTCATCGACAACCGGCAGAACCGGGCTCGAGCCCGGTAA
- the ureG gene encoding urease accessory protein UreG has product MTSKNGPLRVGIGGPVGSGKTTLTDRLCKAMRDSYSLAVITNDIYTSEDAEALMRSQALPSERIRGVETGGCPHTAIREDASINLAAVHDLTTSIPGLDLILIESGGDNLAATFSPELADLTLYVIDVAAGEEIPRKGGPGITRSDLLIINKTDLAPHVGADLQVMDRDSRKMRKDRPFVFANMRAGEGVETVVKFIIEKGGL; this is encoded by the coding sequence ATGACTTCAAAAAACGGCCCCTTGCGCGTCGGCATCGGCGGTCCGGTCGGCTCCGGCAAGACCACCTTGACCGACCGGCTGTGCAAGGCCATGCGCGACAGCTATTCGCTCGCCGTCATCACCAACGACATCTATACCAGCGAGGATGCCGAAGCGCTGATGCGCTCCCAGGCGCTGCCGAGCGAGCGGATCCGCGGCGTGGAAACCGGCGGCTGCCCGCACACCGCCATTCGCGAAGACGCCTCCATCAACCTGGCCGCCGTCCACGACCTGACCACCTCCATCCCCGGTCTCGACCTGATCCTGATCGAATCCGGCGGGGACAATCTGGCTGCGACATTTTCGCCCGAACTGGCCGATCTGACGCTCTACGTCATCGACGTTGCCGCGGGCGAGGAGATCCCCCGCAAGGGCGGGCCCGGCATCACCCGGTCGGATCTTCTGATCATCAACAAGACCGATCTCGCCCCTCATGTCGGCGCCGATCTGCAGGTGATGGACCGGGATTCCCGGAAGATGCGCAAGGACCGGCCCTTCGTCTTTGCCAACATGCGGGCGGGCGAGGGTGTCGAAACCGTGGTGAAGTTCATCATCGAAAAGGGCGGGCTCTGA